From the genome of Ptychodera flava strain L36383 chromosome 13, AS_Pfla_20210202, whole genome shotgun sequence:
TACCCGTTGGACCACATGGAATGGAGTCGACGAACAAGATATATTTTGGCACGTGAAATTCTGGCAAAAATCGCCGCGCAAACTGCAAAAGTTCTTCTACTGTTACCTCTTCTCCTTCTTCAAGACAGACACAGGCACAGACCTCTTCTATGAATCGCTGATCTGGTACACCGATAGTTCTTGATAATTTGACCTTTGGATGTCTGACAAGAACGTGGTCGACTTCAACAGGATAAATATTTCCTGCGTCTTTAATGATGATATCGCTCTTTCGCCCAATGATGTCAAGGCATCCATCTTCTTCCATTTTACACATGTCGCCTGTGCGATACCAGCCGCTTTCATCTATGGCTGATTTTGTTTGCTCTTCATCGTCCTCATATCTCAGCATTGTGTACGGTGACCGGGCACACAGTTTGCCAACCATACCACGTGGTACGATCTTACCGTCGTCATTAATTATCTTGACTTCAAAATGATCTATAGGGTATCCGATTTTCCAGAATTTCTCAGGATTGTTGCTGAGAGTTACATGCCCCAATTCTGTAGTTCCTAGTACTGTGTAGATATTCAAGTTTAACTCCTTCCTGGCCCTTTCCAAAGTTTCAGCTGGAGCAAGGTTGCTACTGGTGAAGACGTACTTCAGACAACTATTATTGAGTTTGTCCACATCCACATACCTAAGAAAATCTAAGACAAATGTGTATGATAGAGCAGCTACTGTAACACGTTCTTCCCTGATAAAATTTACAAGGCTTTCCGTGTCAGAATTTGAATCTGGCACTATAACTGTGAAGCCATGGCTCACGCCTGCAACCAAGGACAGTTCCCCACTTGCATGCGAGAACATGTTCATTGACATATAGCATATGTCTGTCCCCGCTATTTGTGCCCAGTGTCgactgcatacatgtacattctcAAGAGAAATTCTATGTGATCTCACCACCACCTTTTGTAAGCCTGTACTGCCGGAGGTTGTTAACATCGTCATTTCGTCATCAGGATCAACGGTTTCTCGTAATTGTCCAACTCGTCTAAAGTCTTCGTCATTTCCCATCTTCATCACTTCTTCATAGCAAATCATTCCTGGCTTTCTCTCAATGCCAAGACGAATCACAGTACGAAGGGTTGTTTCTTTACCTACGTCACGTTCTTTTGTTTCACTTGATAACTCAGGTGCGACATTCGACAGAACTCTTTCTTGATCACCAGGCCCGATAATTAAAGCtgccattttggttttgttcACCAGATGTTCGAAGAATACCTCATTGAAACCAACTACCAGACGGACGCAAACGAGCTTTGCATAGGCCATCGCATAAAATGACGTGATCCATTCGTAACAATTCTCTGCCCAGATGCCAACACGTTCACCTGGCTTCAGACCTAAGTGAACTAAACCAGCAGCTAAACAGATGACATCCTCTCGCAGTTGCTTGAAGGTGATACGTTGTTTTGTAGATTTCGAAGTAAAGACAAACGCCTCTCTATCAGGGAACTCAGCAGCTGACTGGTCAAGTGCATCGCACAATGATTTCCCAGTAATGGAATACTTGATGCTGCATGCAGGTAGCTCTTTCCAGATACTGACATTTTGGATGAGTTTATTAGTCACCTGCAAGGTAACATGGTAATATACAAGAAGGATCTATAAGTAATTGTCGGGGTGACTATAATAATACATGACGTTAATCAAGTATATAgagatatcaataatcaagcgtctacatttataaatacacagatttagctagttttgtatttggaaaatattattcatagtttcctcacaCATAACATTGTATAGTGAattaatatttcagtgaaatttcaaaatcaaatgcaGCTGTAACCACCCTTGTCAAATAAAAgcacattaatatcaattatatagtgtctataaatacacagatttagctagttttgtattggaaaaagtgttcatattttcctcatatactacaatgtacagtgaatcaacatttcagtcggaatttccaaaatcaaatttcttgtacacatatgtacTTGTAACCATCCTATTTCTACcaaatggttttatatcatattatcaaacacctatgcACAGATATTGGAAAAATGAatccaaaaaatcaaaatttcttgtacacacatgtagTTTTTACCTCCTAGTTTAAGCAGAGTACATtgacataaattatcaaacatatataaatgtacacatacagcttattttgtatgtaaaattgaTAATAGATTGCCCTATAGATTCCAATGTATTATGAATTGATAGTTTTGGGTGAAGCGCTGCATCGACCACACAGTGACCCCTTCCCTATATGTCACAATccatttcaataatatttagaCCCTTTCTTTTGAGGCCATTGTGGATTTTAACTTGAAAACTGACCTTGTTCGCATCAAAATTAAAAAGGAAGTTTCTCTACAAATTGTTTGTAGATCATACAGCCAGGTGTCTATGTGCCAAATTTCAAGATCACAGGTCCTGTCAAGAGAAGATTTACAGTATCATTTTTCCgaattttctatgacctttgacctgccctacATCTCAGCAGCTAACTGAGCTATGACTTTATCTCATCCAATATAAGATTCCTAGAGGGCTAGTGTCTATTGAAGAATGACTGGTATGGAACCAAATTGCACTCCAAAATTTTGGGGTTGTCCCTGACCTTTTACCCTTACATCATCCTGTAcaccattaattatgcacatatctaattcaagGTTAGCCGATAGAGCCAGAAGTCTGATTTTAAGTGGAGAGGGATAAGTATTAGACGTTTTTTGACaaacgtcacgtgaccagaGTGACCTTTAACCTAGATATTACTACTTGACCTATAAATCAGTAAACAGTTTCAGTTGCGCATGAAAATTGGGGAAGGTCACTTTGTTTTCCTTGAAAACACTCTTGAAAGGTCACTGTTTTATGCAccgcatcattttgaaaaacaccggccctccCAATAATTTCTATTGAGTCCATTACTGTAATAACATCGGGGCGCCCAACGtgtagaattcgtaaacacaTATATCGCAGCCCACCACTTCATGCATGTAGAAAGGCGCCGTTGAAGTCCTACGGGGCTGGTCTTCTTCGGCCTGGGGAGTGGATAATTTTTTGCGGACGTCATGAGGTGGctgattttgaaaacagggtgacccctcaCCACCCCTACCCCcggcgacataggtaaaacgaaaggtgatatatatatatatatatatatatatatatatatatatatatatatatatatatatatatatatatatatatatatatatatattatatatatatatatacatcatcatcatcatatttattcagtactataggccaccggccttaatgtacaattttcatattgaaaaGTTACAGTCACTTGAGGTTTCAGACAAAGTTACATTTCTAGTTTCCATTGCCAAGCAGACGCTGACGTTGTTTAGAAGCATGGAATACATATTTTGCTAGATTTTCCAAGATGCTCTCATTTTCTGATTGTAATAATCGACTAAATTTCCATTTTATAGCAGGTGTGTAGTAAAATTGAGGAATGAAACGGGCTCTGAGATTTTCATATTGAGTACAGACCAGGACAAAGTGAAATTCGTCTTCTATACAATTACAATTAAATGGACACAATCTATCATGAAGTGGAATTCCAAGTTCTCTTCCTTTTTGAACTAGAAGATTATGGGATGATACCCGAAGACGGGCTAAAGCCTTGCGATATACAGTAGTCTGAATACATTTAAGATATTTCTCACATTTAaaagcatttttaaaatttacatatgtacGGAGACTACAGCTACTCTCTATCTCTGATTGCCATTCTTGCATTGCGATATCACAACACCTTTCTTTAAACTGTTGAAGTAAATAAGTACAATCGATTGTTTGCTGATTTATCCAGAAGTCACCAAAACCATATTTATACAACAAATGTTTTACATATAAAGCCCAACAGTTTACACTTTTTTCTGCTCGATCATACTGGTACTTGTAACAATCATAGACAATTTCAGGGCATTCAGGGTGAAGACATCTTATCCAATAACGTAAAATTTCCATATCAAGGTAAGTTTTAATGGGATATCTTCCCAATTCTCCTCTTACAGCAGAGTTTGTTGTGTTCACATTTACACCTAACAGAAATTTGCAGAATTTATGCTGGATTTTTTCAACATCGACACAATCTCGTGTCCCCCAAATAGCACCACCATAAAGAAGGATAGGAAGTATCTTACAATCAAATATGTGAAATGCAATGTTGGGATGAAGCCCATCAAATCTGTATAAAGTGCTCTCAAGATTGTACAAAGCCTTCCTGGCTTGATCtgcaatgtatttttgtgcCTGATACCAGACACCTGAACTTGAAAGAATGACCCCTAAATAGTTATACTTTGAAACTACTTCAATTTCTTTACATCCCCAGTACCATTTCTCGGTCTTTTTTAGGCGACCTCCTTTTCGAAACacaattattttgcttttaccAGGTTTACTGTCAATCTCCAACGTTTACAATAATCATAAAGACGGTTAAGGAGTCGCTGCAAACCATTAGGGGTGCTACTAAAAAGAGacagatcatcagcatacaacAAATACAGAAGCTTTAACGTATAAGAGTACACAACAGTTTCTGTACCATATTTCAATgcttcttctaagtcattaatataaaacaaaacaaaagtggaGAAATGACAGATCCCTGTTGTACACCAGTactgatttcaaagaaatcactTATACCTTGGGGAGATTTTACAGAAGCTTTCACATGTGAATACATAGAGTAaagagatgaaaaaaaaaaaaaaaaaaaaaattgccccttATCCCTTTCTTGGCCAGTTtataaaataatgaataatgGTGAATCCTATCAAAAGCCTTTTCAAAGTCTATGAAAGCACAGTAGAAACGatacatatttttcaataagagtacgtaaaataaaaacattatcaaTGGTACTTCTCTGTTTTCGAAAACCACTTTGCGCTTCCACCAACTTACTGTATTTGTCAAACCAACTTTGGAGCCTTTCTGTCATAATATATGTATAGATTTTGCTGATTGCATTTAAGAGCATTATACCACGATAATTACCTGGAATATCTTTACAACCTTTTTTATGAATCGGACTAATTAGGCCTACTGCCCATTGTTTGGGAAAAACACCTTTGTCCAAAATTCCATTGAAAAGAACACAGAGCATATCATACATTTCCTGGGGTGCATATTTCCAAAATTCCAAAGGAATACCATCTGTTCCAGGagctttgttatttttcaaCTTATTTACACTATTTTTGATTTCATTCATATCTATAGGACAGTTTAATTCAGAGCAGTCAATATCTACATCActgaaatcatcaaaattaagcTGCTCTACAAAGTCCTGGACAGAAGTATAGAACTCTTCCACACCCTCTACTTCCATTTGTTCTGGATTGAACAAGGCACTGAAATAAGTATGCCACTCTTCCCTTGTAATATTACTTGAGATACCAGTTGAACTTTGACTCAATTTCTGCCAAAACAATTTTGAGTTTGGCTGCATAGCTAAA
Proteins encoded in this window:
- the LOC139148509 gene encoding medium-chain acyl-CoA ligase ACSF2, mitochondrial-like produces the protein MCIINGVQDDVTNKLIQNVSIWKELPACSIKYSITGKSLCDALDQSAAEFPDREAFVFTSKSTKQRITFKQLREDVICLAAGLVHLGLKPGERVGIWAENCYEWITSFYAMAYAKLVCVRLVVGFNEVFFEHLVNKTKMAALIIGPGDQERVLSNVAPELSSETKERDVGKETTLRTVIRLGIERKPGMICYEEVMKMGNDEDFRRVGQLRETVDPDDEMTMLTTSGSTGLQKVVVRSHRISLENVHVCSRHWAQIAGTDICYMSMNMFSHASGELSLVAGVSHGFTVIVPDSNSDTESLVNFIREERVTVAALSYTFVLDFLRYVDVDKLNNSCLKYVFTSSNLAPAETLERARKELNLNIYTVLGTTELGHVTLSNNPEKFWKIGYPIDHFEVKIINDDGKIVPRGMVGKLCARSPYTMLRYEDDEEQTKSAIDESGWYRTGDMCKMEEDGCLDIIGRKSDIIIKDAGNIYPVEVDHVLVRHPKVKLSRTIGVPDQRFIEEVCACVCLEEGEEVTVEELLQFARRFLPEFHVPKYILFVDSIPCGPTGKVRIQELQAKAKTMFGI